CCAGCATCGTCAGGCCGCCCAGCAGCCCCACGGCACCGACGGGACCCAAGTTGAAGCGGGTGTGCACCAGGCTGAAGACCAGAGCCTGGCCCCACAAGGCAGGGCTGGTGCCCAGATGCAGTTCCAGTTCCCCCCAGAGCCAGCCGCGGAACAGCAACTCCTCGGCGAATCCCACACCGAGTAACAGGGCCATCGCATTGAGCAGTTGGGGTGCGCTGAGTGATCCGTGCCAGAACGCCTGACCGCTGGTCAGAAGGACAACGGTCACCAGGGCCAGCAGCAGGCCTGCCTTGAGCAGCCCCCGCAGGAAAGCCTGCGCAACCAAGGCGGGGACCGCCGTGACCCCGAGCCGGCGCCACGGCCTTCTCTCTGCCCAGACCCGCTGGATCCGCAGGGGCAGGCTGACCAGCAACAGCAGCAGCGCCAGTGCTGTTCCGACCAGATCCAACCGATCGCGAGGGATCGCTGGTGTCAGCAGCCCCAGCGGCTGCACCAACAGCCAGCCCAACCCGTAAAGCACCGGCACGTAAAGCAGGGTGCCAATCCAGCGGGGGCGCACTCAGGCCTCCGGTTCGATCGTGCTGGTGAGGCCCTTGGCCTTGAGGGTTTCGCTGTAGAACTCCGCCGGCTCCAGATCGCAGACGATCACCAGTCCCACGCCGGTGTTATGGGCTTCCAGCATCACGGCGATGGCATCCTGCTCGCTCAGGGAGGGCACCACCTGGCGCAGGGTGTTGACCACGTATTCCATGCTGTTCACGGGATCGTTGTGAAGCAGCACCTTGTAGCGGGGCGAGGTCTTGCGCACCCGCTCCGGCGCCTTCTCGATCACGGCGGCGCCCCCCGGGGATCGGGTGGGGGTTTCGGTCGCCGCCGGGTTGGTCATGGGCATGGCCGCTCCGGTCCACATAGGAGACAACTCTAAAGAGCCCGAATCCGGCGCATCGCCTCGTCGACGTTGGCGCGGGAGTTGAACGCCGACAGGCGGAAATAGCCCTCCCCGGCGGCCCCGAAACCGCTGCCGGGGGTGCCCACCACGTGGGCCTTGCCGAGCAGGTGGTCGAAGAAGCCCCAGGAATCCAGTCCGTCGGGGGTCTTGATCCACACGTAGGGGGCCTGCTCGCCGCCGTAAACCTGCAGCCCGGCGGCCGCCAGTTCGCGGCGGATGATGGCCGCGTTCTCCATGTAGAAGCTCACCAGGGCCCGCACCTGCTCCTGGCCTTCCGGGGAGTACACCGCCTCGGCCCCCCGCTGCACGATGTAGCTCACCCCGTTGAACTTGGTGCTCTGGCGCCGGTTCCAGAGCCCCCACAGCTCCACCGGTTCGCCGGTCGCCGATCGGCCGGTGAGCCCCCGGGGCACCACGGTGAAGGCGCAGCGGGTGCCGGTGAAGCCGGCGTTCTTGGAGAAGGAACGGAACTCGATCGCGCAGCGTCGCGCCCCTTCGATCTCGTAGATGGAGTGGGGCAGCTCGGGATCGGTGATGAACGCCTCGTAGGCGGCGTCAAACAGGATCAGGGCGTCGTGGGCCAGGGCGTAGTCCACCCATTGCTTCAGCTGCTCCCGGGTGGCAACGGCGCCGGTGGGGTTGTTGGGGAAGCAGAGGTAGATCAGGTCGACCGGCTGCTCCGGCAGGGGGGCGACAAAACCGTTGGCGGCGGTGATCGGCAGGTAGGTGAGTCCCCCGTAGCGTCCGCCGTCGTCGGACTCGCCGGTGCGGCCCGCCATCACGTTGCTGTCCACGTACACCGGGTAGACCGGATCGGTGACGGCGATGCGGTTGCCGGCCCCGAGGATGTCGAGGATGTTGCTGCTGTCGCACTTGGAGCCGTCGGAGACGAAGATCTCCTCGGCGCTCACCTCGCAGCCGCGGGACTGGAAGTCGTGGCGGGCGATGGCCTCCCGCAACCAGGCGTAGCCCTGCTCGGGTCCGTAGCCGTGGAAGCCCTCCCGGGTGCCCATGGACTCGATGGCCTGCTTCATCGCCTCGCGGCAGGCTGCCGGCAGGGGTTCGGTGACGTCGCCGATGCCCAGGCGGATCACGGGAGCCTCGGGATGGGCCGCGCTGAAGGCCTTGACGCGTCGGGCGATCTCGGGGAACAGATAGCCCGCCTTGAGCTTGAGATAGCTGTCGTTGACCTGAACCATGGGAGGGAAGCGGAAGGCGGGGCGGCTGGGCGTGGCGGCATCTTCCTATGGCGCGGTGCGGCCTGCCTACCATCGGTCTCCAGCCCGCAGGCCATGGCCTTGACCGTTGCGCCGATCGACTTCGCCGCGCTGGTGGACAGCAGCATCTCCCGCCCGGCCCGCTATCTGGGCAACGAGCGGGGGGTGGAGCCCCGGGACTGGTCGGCCGCTCGGGTGCGCTGGGCCCTCACCTATCCGGAGGTCTACGAGGTCGGCGCCAGCAACCTGGGCCACGTGCTGCTCTATTCCATCCTCAACGCCGTCCCCGGCCAGCTCTGCGACCGCGCCTACCTGCCGGCGCCCGATCTGGCGGTCCGGCTGCGGGAGCGGAACGCGCCCCTGTTCGCGGTGGAAAGCCACCGCCCCCTGGCCGCCTTCGACATCCTCGGCTTCAGCCTTAGCTACGAGCTGGGCGGCACCAACATCCTCGAGATGCTGGATCTGGCCGGCATCCCGATCCGTGCCGCCGACCGGGGCGACCTTCCCTTGGACGACCCGGAGGCCCCGCCGCTGATCTTCGCCGGCGGACCCACCGCCACCGGTAACCCCGAGCCCTTCGCGCCGTTCTTCGATTTCCTGGCCCTGGGGGACGGCGAGGAACTGCTGCCCGAGATCGGCCTGGTGGTGGCCGAGGGTCGCGCTGCCGGCCTGGGCCGCCGGGCTCTGCTGCGGGACCTGGCCGAGGTGCCGGGGGTCTACGTCCCGTCCCTGTATGCGCCTGGGCCCGATGGGGTGAGCCTGCTGCCGCTGGAGCCCGGCCTGGCCCCCCGGATCCAGCGGCGCACCGCCACCCCCATGCCCCACTACGCCATGGGCCTGGTTCCCCACATCGAAACCGTCCACGACCGGCTCACCGTCGAGATCCGCCGTGGCTGCACCCGTGGCTGCCGCTTCTGCCAGCCGGGGATGCTGACGCGCCCGGCCCGGGATGTGGAGCCCGAGGCGGTCATCGAGGCGGTGGAGGAGGGCATGCTGCGCACCGGCTACAGCGACTTCTCCCTGCTGTCGCTCAGCTGCAGCGATTACCTGTCCCTGCCGGCGGTGGGGGTGGAGCTGCGCAACCGGCTGGCGGAGCACAACGTCAGTCTCACCCTGCCCAGCCAGCGGGTCGACCGTTTTGACGATTCCATCGCCCACATCCTTGGCGGCACCCGCCGGGCCGGGCTCACCTTCGCCCCCGAAGCCGGCACCCAGCGCCTGCGGGACATCGTCAACAAGGGGCTCACGGACGCCGAACTGCTGCGCGGCCTCCGCACCGCCATGGAGAACGGCTACACCCGGGTGAAGCTCTATTTCATGATCGGCCTGCCGGGCGAGACCGACGCCGATGTGCTCGGCATCGTCGACACCTGCCGCGCGTTGCAGCAGCAGTGCCGCGATCTGGGCCGGCTGCAGCTCAACCTGACGATCAGCAACTTCACCCCCAAGCCCCACACGCCGTTCCAGTGGCACAGCGTGTCGACGGCGGAATTCCGACGCCGGCAGCAGCTGCTGCGCGACGCCCTGCGGCCCCTGCGGGGCCTCAAGACCAACTTCACCGACGTTCGCCTGTCGGCGGTGGAGGACTTCGTGGGCCGCGGCGACCGGCGGCTGGCACCCGTGATCGAGGCGGCCTGGCGGGCGGGAGCCGGGCTGGATGCCTGGTTCGAATCGGCCGAGCGCACCCATGCCGCCTGGACCGGCGCCATCGAGGCGGCTGGCCTGGGGGGCTCCTACCGCGCCCTGGAGATGGGCGGCTGGAGTGCGGCGGAGGCCTTCGCCACCGGCGATCTCGAGGCCTTCTGCCGTCAGCCCCTCCCCTGGGACCACATCGATTCCGGCGTCGACAAGACCTGGCTGGCTGAGGACCTGCGTCGGGCCCTGGCGGCGGCGGTGGTGCCGGATTGTTCCTTCGAGGGCTGCAGCAGCTGCGGCGTCTGCGGCCCTGAGCTGGGCCACAACGTGGTGATCCCGGCGCCCCCTGTTCCGCCGCCGATCCCGCCACGGGCTCCTGCCAGCGAAAGGGTCTGCCGGCTGCGCTTCGGCTTCGCCAAGACCGGCTCCCTGGCCCTGATCAGCCACCTGGACACGCTGCGCCTGCTGGAGCGAGCCCTGCGGCGCAGCGGCCTGCCGGTGAGCTTCACGGGCGGATTCCACCCCCTGCCGCGGCTGCAGGTGGCGCTGCCCCTGCCCCTGGGGGTGGAGGGCCTGGGCGAGTGGCTCGACCTCGACTTCGCCGCCCCGATCGATCCGGAGACGGCCCGCCAGCGCCTGCAGGCGGAACTCAGCGACGAGCTGACCTTGCATTCGGTCCAGGCCGTGCCCCTGGCGACCCCTGGCCTGGCCCAGCAGATCCGCGCCGCCCACTGGCGGATGGCCCTGCTGCCGGCGCCCGGTCAGCCGGCTCCGGTGCCGTCCCAGTGGTCGGCCGCCATCGTTGCGCTGCTGGAGGCCACCACCCTGCCCTGGCAGGACCAGGACAAGAAGGGCCGCCCCCGCCAGCGGGACTGCCGCCCCTACCTGCTCGCCCTCCGGACGGTGCCTCAGGAGGACCAGTTGCCAGGAGGGGCGGGGTTGGTGCTGGATCTGGAGGCCGCCGTGGATCCCCAGGGCCGCAGCCTGCGTCCCGAACATCTGCGCCATTGGCTGGGTGCGTCGCTGGGCCTGCCCCTGGTGCTGGGGCCGGTCCAGCGCCGTTGCCTTCGGCTGGACGCATGCTAAGTTCGCCCTAGACAGATACAGGAATCACGGGGATCCTCCCCTTCGTCCTGCTCTGACCAGACGCTTCTGCAACAGGGATGCTTTCTAGAAGCTCCTCCGCGAAAGCGCGATTTAAGTCAACACTGCTTGGTTCGGTCTTCGTTGCTTCGCATCGGGAAGGGACGTCATCCCTTCCGCCACGCTGCCGGCCCGACGACGTCTTACTCCCTTCACAGGCCCCTGGTTTCAGGGGTCTGTACCAGGCAAACAGCCGACGCCATTGTTACCAGGGTCGTTCTGTTCCTCTCCAGTGGCTGCGCGACCGCCACGGTCGGCGTCCGATTCCTTCCCTCCACCTGCCCTCTGGCAGGGCTCCACTGAGCCCACCATCTCTTCCATGCCCCAGCAGATCGTCATCGCTGAGCAGTTGCGGATCGCCGCAGTGCTCAACGACGAACGCGTCGATGAACTGATCGTCGCCCAGGGTCGCTATCAGATCGGCGACGTCTACCTCGGCACCGTTGAAAACGTGTTGCCCGGGATCGATGCGGCGTTCGTCAACATCGGCGAAAGCGAGAAGAACGGCTTCATCCACATCACCGACCTCGGCCCGCTGCGCCTGAGGAAGGGAGGCGCCGGCATCACCGAGTTGCTCGAGCCCAGGCAGAAGGTGCTCGTCCAGGTGATGAAGGAGCCCACGGGCACCAAGGGGCCGCGGCTCACCGGCAATCTCTCCCTGCCGGGCCGCTTCCTGGTGCTCCAGCCCCATGGCCAGGGTGTCAACATTTCCCGGCGCATCAACGGTGAGAACGAGCGCAACCGGTTGCGGGCCCTTGGTGTGCTGATCAAGCCCCCTGGGGCCGGCCTGCTGATCCGCACCGAGGCCGAGGACGTCAGCGAAGACATGCTGATCGACGACCTCGAGGGTCTGCTGCGTCAGTGGGAGTCGATCCAGCAGGCCGCCGAGACGGCCTCGCCGCCGGTGCTGCTCAACCGCGACGAGGACTTCATCCACCGGGTGCTGCGCGATCTCTACAGCCCCGATGTGCTGCGGGTGGTCGTCGACAGCGCCGATGCGGTGGCGCGGGTCAACGCTTTCCTCGGCTCCGACCAGGCCAATCTCCTGGTGGAGCACCACGGCGAATCCACCGAGATCCTCGAGCACTACCGGGTCAACGCGGCCATTCGCGATGCCCTCAAGCCCCGGGTGGATCTCCCCTCCGGCGGCTACGTGATCATCGAGCCCACCGAGGCCCTGACGGTCATCGACGTCAACTCCGGATCGTTCACCCGTTCGGCCAACGCCCGCGAGACGGTGCTGTGGACCAACTGCGAGGCGGCGGTGGAGATCGCCCGCCAGCTGAAGCTGCGCAACATCGGCGGCGTGGTGATCATCGACTTCATCGACATGGAGTCCCGCCGCGACCAGTTGCAATTGCTGGAACACTTCACCCAGGCCTCCCGCGACGACACGGCCCGGCCCCAGATCGCCCAGCTCACCGAACTCGGCCTGGTGGAGCTGACCCGCAAACGCCAGGGTCAGAACATCTACGAACTGTTCGGCCGGGCCTGCCCCAGTTGTGGGGGCCTGGGCCATGTGGCCGTGCTTCCCGGCAAGGACACCCTTCAGCCCCTGGCCACGGTCTCCGGCCTGGTGCGCTCGGCGGCTTCGGCCCGGGCGGAAGTGGCCAGCCCCGCCACTGGGGGTGGTGAGGTCGGCGGCAGTGGCCGGAGGCGGCGTGGCGGTCGTGGCGGCCGCGGTTCCGACGGGGCTGAGGCCCCGGCGGCAAGTGGGTTCGCCGAGGGCGTTGGCAACGGTGTCGCCGCCGTGTCTGTCTCCCAGGAGACCCTCCCCTCCACCGATGCACCCCAGCGCCGCCAGGAGCCCGAAGTGCTGGCCGTGCCGATGGACGCGGAGCAGGAGCTGGTCTATGGCTGGATGGGCCTGAGTCCGGCGCTGTTGCTCGATCCGATCCCCTCGGGGGAGAGCCTGATGGTGCGTGTCGTCCGCCCGGACGCTGATCCGGAAGCCGTCATCGAGGAAGCCCGCCAGCAGCTGGCCGCCAGCGGCTCCCGTCGCCGCCGCCGCGGCAGGAACGGCGAAGGCCGCAGTGGTACCGGCGAAGCCTCGGAGCCTGCCGAGGTCTTCGACGCCCCCGACGTCTCCGTCGCCTCAGAGGTCCCCGAGCACCACGAGGAGATTCCCATCCTGGCGATCACACCGGCACCGTTCGAATCCGAAGCCGTCGCCGAGCCCGCTGAACGCGTCAGCGTGGCGCTGCCCAGCCGTCGTTCCCCTGGCAGGGCCACACCGGTCGCGGCCCCGGTTCCGGTGGCGGCCGAGGCGGCCACCAGTGAGGCCAGCGAACCGCGTCGTCGCCGGCGCCGTTCCTCTGCCTCGGACTGATCCGCACGGTCCTGACGCCCTCGGGAGCCCCGAGGCGTCGGTCTGGGGAGGGCTCGATCCCTCCTCCTGCGCCGGGGTCGACGAAGTCGGCCGGGGCAGCCTGTTTGGGCCTGTGTTCGCGGCGGCCGTGGTGCTGCCGGCGGCGGCCCTCGCTCCCCTGGTGGCGGCAGGTCTGAACGACAGCAAGAGACTGTCTGCCAGACGCCGGCAGGCCCTGGTTCCCCTGCTGCGCCAGCACGCGCTGGCCTGGGCCCTGGGGCAGGCCAGCGCCAGTGAAATCGACCGCTGGGGTCTGCGCCTGGCCACCGAATGGGCGATGCTGCGGGCGTTGCAGCGGCTGCCCCGGCCGCCCCTGCTGCTGCTGGTGGATGGGGTGCTGCCCCTGAGGCCGTGGCCCGGACCCCAGACCGCCCTGGTGCGGGGTGATGGTCGCTGCGCGGCGATCGCCGCCGCCAGCGTGCTGGCCAAGCAGGAACGGGATGCCCTGCTGGCCCGACTGGCCCTGCGCCATCCCGGCTACGGACTGGAGCGCCATGCCGGCTATGGGACGCTCCAGCACCGGCAGGCGATCCTGCGGCTGGGTCCCACCCCCCTGCACCGCCGCAGTTTCCTCAGCTCGATCGGCACCAGCGCTGGAAGTCCCCCAGCAACTGCTGACTCACCCGGGTCCTGATGCCCAGCAGGATGCCGCCGAGCACCGAGCGGCCCGTGGCCTCCAGCACCTTCGGGGGGATCAGTTGCAGCAGGGTGGGGCGGCTCACGGTCACCGAAAGACTGGCTTCGCCGGTGAGGCCGCCGTCGGCCGCGGCAAGCCAGGAGCAGAGGCCAAGGCGGAAATCCTCCACCAGTCCCAGCCCCTCGAGCTGGCAGTCGACGGCCTCCAGCTCCAGCCGCCCGTTGCGGCGCACGACCTGCAGCTCCACCACGGGCTGGATCCGGAGCTGGAACACCTTCACCTGGCTCACCGTGTAGCGGTAGCGGCCCGGGCCGAGCGGTTCGAGCTGCTTCGGGTCAAGCAGGGCCTGCACCACCCGTTGCTCGTCGTCCAGGTAGGCGGGCAAGCGATCCGCTTCACTGACCACTGGAAGGTCAAGTTGCTGGCTGGCGCTGAAGGCCAGAGACATGGCCTGCGGGCCGGCAGGCCATGATCCTACCGATCACCCCAGACCGCCCCCCGCCATGCGCCTTGCCTTTCTCGGTCCCGTCGGCACTTACGGCGAGCAGGCGGCGCAGCGACTGGCGGGCCTGGAGGGCCTGGAAGGCGTCGCGTTCGTGCCCCAGCAGGGTATCCGCGCTGTGATCCGGGCCCTGGCCGAAGGGGATTGCGAACTGGCGGTGGTGCCGGTGGAGAACTCCGTCGAGGGGGGTGTCACCAGCTGTCTGGATGCCCTTTGGGAGCACCCGGACCTGGCGGTGGCCCGGGCCCTGGTGTTGCCCATCCGCCATGCGCTGCTGGGCAGTGGTCCGCTGGAGGGGATCAGTGAGGTGCTCTCCCACCCCCAGGCCCTGGCCCAGTGCAGCCTGTGGCTGGGGGAACAGCTGCCCCAGGCGTTGCAGCTGCCCACCAGTTCCACCGCCGAGGCGGCGCGGCTGGTGCGGGGCAGCCGCTTCCGGGGCGCCATCGCGTCGCTGGAGGCGGCCGCCGAGCACGGCCTGGAGGTGCTGGCCTACCCGATCAATGACGTACCTGGCAACTGCACCCGCTTCCTGCTCCTTCGGCGCGGGGAACGCTCCCAACGGGGTCCCTACGCCAGCCTCGCGTTCTCGCTCCACTCCAACCGCCCCGGGGCCCTGTTGGAGTCGCTGGGCTGTTTCGCCCGGCAGGGGCTGAACATGAGCCGCATCGAGTCGCGCCCCTCGAAGCGGGAAATGGGCGAGTACATCTTCTTCGTCGATCTTGAACTGCCCGAGGGTGCCGCCCCGCTGGAGGGGGCGATCGCCGATCTGACCCCCCTCTGTGAACACCTGGCCCTGTTCGGTGCCTACCCCCTCAGCAACCTCGCCGCCGAAGAGAAGACGCCCTGACCGCTGGGGCTTGGTCAGCATCGCTGGGCGGCAAGGGGCCGCGGAAGACGCCGAACTGCATCAGACCGGTGCGGAAGGCCCAGTCCATCAACAGCAGTGTCGGGGTTTCCCGCAGGCCCTGAACCACGGCCCGCGGCCCCAGACCCAGCACCGCCCCGGGGCGGCGCACCCCCTCAACGATGGAATCCACCCATGAAGGCAGGGTGGCCGCGGTCCAGTCCGCGGTGCTGATCGGCTGGCCGCGGTTCCAGGGGCTGGTCTCGAGGTTCCTCCTCAGGGAAGGAATGCTGGCGAATTCCGGATGGGCCCACTGGTCGAGCAGCTGGCGCATCACCCAGCGCTCCAGCCGGTTCATGGGGGCGACGGCCGGATCGCGGCGGTTCCAGTCGGCCACCGCCAGGCAGCCCCCCGGCCGCAGCACTCGCAGCATCTCATCGGCGTAGCGTTGCTTGTCGGGCATGTGGGGGCCGGCCTCCACGCTCCAGACCGCGTCAAAGCCCGCATCAGCCGCTCCGTCCGGCAGATCCAGGGCCAGGGCGTCCATGACGGCGAAGCGGCAGTCCGGCAGGTCGGCGGGTGTGAGCTCCCGTGCCCTGGCGATCTGGGCCGGACTGATGCTGATGCCCAGCACCTCGAAGCCGTAGTCCCGAGCCAGGATCCGGGCGCTGCCGCCGATGCCGCAGCCCACATCCAGCACCCGGCTGCCGGGGGGCAGACGGTCGAGGCCGCTCCAGCGGGCCAGTTCGTGCACAAAGGCGGCCTTGGCGGCCCGGAAATCCCGCGGTTCGGGAGGATCGCCGTAATGCCCCAGATGCACGTGCTCGCCCCACAGACGCTCCAGCAGGCGGTCGTCCGTCCAGCGGTCGTAGGCGGCGGCAACGCTGGCCGGTGACAGGTAGGTCCTTGAGCGGCGCTGCCAGAGCAGGGCCACCAGGACCGCAACAAGCACACCCCCCATCACCAGGAGGGGCAGCAGGACGCCGCCCGGGAACAGACTCGCCATGGTTCAGGCCTCGTTGTCGTCGTCGCCGAGGTTGGAGAAGGTGTCCTTGAGGACGGTGCGGGCCGCCAGTTGCCGCCGGGTCTGGTCCAGCAGTTCGTATTCCTGGCGCAGGCGTTCGCCGGTGTCGGTGATCTCCAGCAGGGCCTGCTGGTGATCGGCCACCGGCCCGCCGAGGTGGGCGCCGATCCAGAAGGAGAGTTCCCGCGGCAGATCAGGCAGGTCGGCGGGCAGCGACGAGGGCTTGCCGATCAGCTTGCCGGTGAGGTCGACGACGTCCCTGAGGGCCCGGGTGACCGTGCTGGTGAGCGTCTCGAGCTCCTCGTGGCTCTCGCTCACGGTGTCCTCGATCCAGCTGACCATGCCCACCCGGAAGGGCGTATCGCGCACGATGTCGAGGACCCGGAAGCGCTGCTGGCCCATCGTGACGATGTTGCTGCGGTCGTCGTCCTGGACCTGGCAGTGGAGGATCTCGGCGCAACAGCCCACTTCCGCCATGCGTTTGCTCTGGGGGTCCCAGCGCACCACGCCAAAGCGCCGATCCTCGGACATCGCCGTGCGCAGCATCATGCGATACCGCGGCTCAAAGATGTGAAGAGGCAACACCTCCTGGGGGAAGAGCACCACATCAGGCAGGGGAAACAGGGGCAATTCCCTGACGGCCAGATCAGTCACGCGCAGATGTTGCCGCTGGCGGCAGGGGGAAAGGGGCGATCGGGGGTCGGCAACGAACGGATCAACCAGAGCATCTCAAGTTTGAATCGATCCTAGAAACACCGACCCGCCGGGCGATGGCCGCATGGCCCCATCACCATCAGAGCTTGACCTCGATGTCCACACCACTGGGCAGGTCGAGCTTCATCAGGGCGTCGATGGTCTTGGAGCTGGGGCTGTAGATGTCGATGATCCGGCGATGGGTGCGGGTCTCGAAGTGCTCACGGGAATCCTTGTCGACGTGAGGCGAGCGCAGCACGCAGTAGATCTTGCGCTTGGTGGGCAGGGGGATCGGACCGATCGCCGTGGCAGCGGTGTGATCGGCAGTCTCGATGATTTTTTCGCAGGAGAGATCCAGCATGCGGCGATCGAAGGCCTTCAGGCGGATGCGGATCTTCTGCTGGGGGATGGAAGCGGTCATCGGAAGGGAAGCGCGGGCGAAGGTCGGCGGCAGCGCCGCTGAAACGGATTGTCGAGGTGCACGGGGAACCGGTGGTTCCGAAAGGGGGAGCTTCTCTCAGGAGATGCTCCCCCCAGAAGGCTAGATCAGCCTCACAGAACGATCTTGGAGACCACGCCAGCACCGATGGTGCGGCCGCCCTCGCGGATGGCGAAGCGCATGCCCTGCTCGATGGCGACCGGGCAGATCAGCTCGGCGCTCATCTTGATGCGGTCGCCGGGCATCACCATCTCGACGTTGGTGCCGTCATCGGCGGTGAAGGCCGTGATCTGGCCCGTCACGTCGGTGGTGCGGATGTAGAACTGCGGGCGGTAGCCGGCGAAGAAGGGGGTGTGACGACCACCCTCTTCCTTCTTGAGCACGTAGACCTCACCTTCGAACTTGGTGTGGGGCTTGATGGAGTTGGGCTTCACCAGCACCATGCCACGCTCGATGTCCTCTTTCTGGACGCCGCGCAGAAGCAGACCGACGTTGTCGCCGGCCATGCCCTCGTCGAGCAGCTTGCGGAACATCTCCACGCCGGTGACGGTGGTTTCGCGCGTGTCGCGAATACCAACGATCTGGACGGTTTCACCGACTTTCACCTTGCCGCGCTCGATACGGCCGGTGGCGACGGTGCCGCGGCCGGTGATCGAAAAGACGTCTTCGACGGCCATCAGGAAGGGCTTGTCGATCTCACGCTCGGGCTCGGGGATCGCCTCGTCAACGGCATCCATGAGGTCGAGGATTTTGTCGACCCACTCGTCTTCGCCACGGACGGCTTTCTTGCCGGCCTGGATGTACTCAAGGGCCTTGAGGGCGGAACCGGCGATCACGGGGATGTCGTCGCCAGGGAAGTCGTAGCTGCTGAGCAGCTCGCGCATCTCCAGTTCGACGAGCTCGAGGATTTCCTCGTCGTCGACCATGTCCTTCTTGTTCAGGAACACCACCAGCGCGGGCACGCCCACCTGCTTGGCCAGGAGGATGTGCTCCTTGGTCTGGGCCATGGGGCCGTCGGTGGCGGCCACCACCAGGATGGCGCCGTCCATCTGGGCGGCACCGGTGATCATGTTCTTGACGTAGTCAGCGTGACCGGGGCAGTCGACGTGGGCGTAGTGACGCTTGTTGGTCTCGTACTCGACGTGAGCTGTGTTGATCGTGATCCCCCGCTCCTTCTCTTCAGGGGCGCCGTCGATCTCGTCGTAGGCCTGGGCCTTGGCCATGCCCTGTGACGCCAGCACGTTGGTGATGGCGGCGGTGAGGGTGGTCTTGCCGTGGTCAACGTGACCGATGGTGCCGATGTTGACGTGAGGCTTGTTCCTCTCGAACTTCTCGCGTGCCATGGAAGGAAAGAATCGGGGGGGTGGGTTGGATGGAAGGAAAGATCAGGAATTGCCCTGATTCTTGGAGATGATGGCTTCCGCCACATTGCGAGGGACTTCCTCGTAATGGCTGAACTCCATCGAGAAGATACCCCGACCCTGGGTCATGGATCGGAGCTGGGTGGCGTAGCCGAACATTTCGGCCAGAGGCACTTTGGACTGGACTTTGGACTGTCCGTTGTCGACGGACTGTCCTTCGACCTGACCGCGGCGGGAGGAAAGGTCGCCGATGACCGAACCGAGGTAATCCTCGGGGACCTCGACCTCAACCTTCATCATCGGCTCAAGCAGTACGGGATTGCACTTCTTGACGCCATCTTTGAAGGCCAAGGAACCGGCGATCTTGAACGCCATCTCCGAAGAGTCGACGTCGTGATAGGAGCCGTCCACCATGGTGACCCGGACATCGATCATGGGGAAACCGGCAATCACACCGGACTGGCAGGTTTCCTTCATGCCGGCTTCCGCCGGACCGATGTACTCCTTGGGAACAATGCCGCCAACAATCTTGTTGACGAACTCGAACCCTGAACCCGGCTCGCCGGGCTGCATTTCGATCACCACGTGGCCGTACTGGCCCTTGCCTCCCGTCTGGCGGGCGAACTTGCCCTCACCCTTGGCACTGCCGCGGATGGTTTCCCGATAGGACACCTGGGGGGCACCGATGTTGGCCTCCACCTTGAACTCCCGCAGCATGCGGTCGACCAGGATCTCCAGGTGCAGTTCGCCCATGCCGGCGATCACGGTCTGGTTGGTTTCCGGATCAGTGGAGACCCGGAAGGTGGGGTCTTCCTCGGAGAGGGACTGAAGGGCCTTGCCGAGTTTCTCCATGTCGCCCTTGGTCTTGGGCTCCACGGCCACGGAGATCACCGGTTCGGGGATGAACAGGGATTCCAGAATGATCGGGTCGGAGTCGACGCAGAGCGTGTCGCCCGTGGTGGTGTCCTTGAGGCCGAGCACGGCGCCCAGGTCGCCGGCCCGCAGTTCGTCCACCTCCTCGCGTTCATCGGCCTTGAGCAGGATCAGGCGTGAGATGCGCTCTTTTTTGT
This portion of the Cyanobium sp. AMD-g genome encodes:
- the rpsJ gene encoding 30S ribosomal protein S10; its protein translation is MTASIPQQKIRIRLKAFDRRMLDLSCEKIIETADHTAATAIGPIPLPTKRKIYCVLRSPHVDKDSREHFETRTHRRIIDIYSPSSKTIDALMKLDLPSGVDIEVKL
- the tuf gene encoding elongation factor Tu codes for the protein MAREKFERNKPHVNIGTIGHVDHGKTTLTAAITNVLASQGMAKAQAYDEIDGAPEEKERGITINTAHVEYETNKRHYAHVDCPGHADYVKNMITGAAQMDGAILVVAATDGPMAQTKEHILLAKQVGVPALVVFLNKKDMVDDEEILELVELEMRELLSSYDFPGDDIPVIAGSALKALEYIQAGKKAVRGEDEWVDKILDLMDAVDEAIPEPEREIDKPFLMAVEDVFSITGRGTVATGRIERGKVKVGETVQIVGIRDTRETTVTGVEMFRKLLDEGMAGDNVGLLLRGVQKEDIERGMVLVKPNSIKPHTKFEGEVYVLKKEEGGRHTPFFAGYRPQFYIRTTDVTGQITAFTADDGTNVEMVMPGDRIKMSAELICPVAIEQGMRFAIREGGRTIGAGVVSKIVL
- the fusA gene encoding elongation factor G, with product MARAYPLERVRNIGIAAHIDAGKTTTTERILFYSGVVHKMGEVHDGAAVTDWMEQERERGITITAAAISTSWKDNRINIIDTPGHVDFTIEVERSMRVLDGVVAVFCAVGGVQPQSETVWRQADRYNVPRIVFVNKMDRTGANFLKVYDQIKDRLKANAVPIQLPIGAEGDLKGIIDLVRNKAIIYTNDLGTDILEEEIPADMKDEAAEWRQKLMESVAETDEELIEAFLENGELNQEQLMRGIRLGVLQHGMVPILCGSAFKNKGVQLVLDAVVDYLPAPVDVPPIHGLLADGSEATRACDDSAPFSALAFKVMADPYGKLTFIRMYSGVLQKGSYVLNSTKDKKERISRLILLKADEREEVDELRAGDLGAVLGLKDTTTGDTLCVDSDPIILESLFIPEPVISVAVEPKTKGDMEKLGKALQSLSEEDPTFRVSTDPETNQTVIAGMGELHLEILVDRMLREFKVEANIGAPQVSYRETIRGSAKGEGKFARQTGGKGQYGHVVIEMQPGEPGSGFEFVNKIVGGIVPKEYIGPAEAGMKETCQSGVIAGFPMIDVRVTMVDGSYHDVDSSEMAFKIAGSLAFKDGVKKCNPVLLEPMMKVEVEVPEDYLGSVIGDLSSRRGQVEGQSVDNGQSKVQSKVPLAEMFGYATQLRSMTQGRGIFSMEFSHYEEVPRNVAEAIISKNQGNS